In Rhodamnia argentea isolate NSW1041297 chromosome 11, ASM2092103v1, whole genome shotgun sequence, one genomic interval encodes:
- the LOC115746971 gene encoding mitogen-activated protein kinase kinase kinase 5 isoform X1, which produces MRWLQNISLSSSAAKQPSPGSASPSPTGKERRGAERFGRRLTRQMNLRYLSDQEMDGALQLPPLSPDGSSPATAVVAHPLPLPELALLLRQKEGISGSVSEAGDCPLPSPEEAGIIRDREGDACGDGPAPAAPVGCALAYQNGNEVVENVDVGPSMAVCLAGKGVERSGDNFRLNVPARSVPTSPFTSPAFSPQRTSLGDLLPYHCLTTRGNNIWSAPEMPTGLPSPSFLEHNGSPLLSPQTKNPHRTSKSLCGSASPMHHKSLVENSTAWRESNVQAGVHPLPRPPGAALPSNSPPNAQVTVKTESLPLKSQWQKGRLIGRGTFGSVYVASNRETGALCAMKEVELLPDDPKSAECMRQLEQEIKVLSRLKHPNIVQYYGSEIVEDRFYIYLEYVHPGSINKYVRDHCGAITESVVRNFTRHILSGLAYLHSKKTIHRDIKGANLLVDASGIVKLADFGMAKHLTGQTADLSLKGSPYWMAPELIQAVMQKDNGSDHALAVDIWSLGCTIVEMLTGKPPWSEFEGVAAMFKAMNNSPSIPETLSSEGKDFLQHCFRRDPAERPSAAMLLEHPFLKSSQQIDIPSHTQALSRKSLDLSQSPREHIKRTVDKLPILPTAAQSTALKAVIDSEGGRQSHVETSDLTLVSRYSPRSILEVLPTLSPPHSDRTTNYPSPPSNRPSSVKSGTKKNRLSR; this is translated from the exons ATGCGCTGGCTCCAGAACATCTCATTGTCCAGCTCTGCCGCCAAGCAGCCGTCCCCGGGATCAGCCTCCCCGTCGCCCACCGGGAAGGAACGCCGCGGGGCCGAGCGCTTCGGGCGGAGGCTCACGCGCCAGATGAACCTGCGGTACCTGAGCGACCAGGAAATGGACGGGGCGCTCCAGTTGCCTCCTCTGTCCCCCGACGGGAGCTCGCCGGCGACCGCCGTGGTGGCGCATCCCCTCCCGCTTCCGGAGTTGGCGCTGCTGCTCCGCCAGAAGGAGGGAATTTCGGGCTCGGTCTCGGAGGCAGGAGATTGTCCGCTTCcgtcgccggaggaggccgGCATTATTAGGGACAGAGAAGGCGATGCATGCGGTGACGGACCTGCGCCTGCCGCTCCTGTTGGCTG CGCTCTTGCGTACCAGAATGGAAATGAGGTTGTTGAGAATGTCGATGTGGGGCCATCTATGGCAGTTTGTTTGGCTGGAAAAGGTGTAGAAAGATCTGGAGACAATTTCAGGCTCAATGTGCCTGCTAGGAGTGTCCCCACTAGCCCTTTCACAAGTCCTGCATTTAGCCCACAAAGAACATCACTTGGTGATCTCTTACCATACCATTGCCTAACTACAAGAGGAAATAATATATGGTCTGCACCTGAGATGCCAACCGGTTTGCCTTCTCCATCATTCTTGGAGCACAATGGCTCACCCCTTCTGAGTCCTCAAACAAAAAATCCTCATCGAACTTCTAAAAGTTTATGTGGATCAGCATCGCCAATGCATCACAAGTCATTGGTTGAAAACTCTACAGCTTGGCGTGAAAGTAATGTTCAAGCTGGTGTCCACCCTTTACCTCGTCCTCCTGGAGCAGCTTTGCCTTCAAATTCACCTCCCAATGCTCAAGTCACTGTAAAAACAGAGTCCTTGCCACTAAAGAGTCAATGGCAAAAAGGAAGGCTTATTGGACGTGGCACATTTGGAAGTGTTTATGTTGCTAGCAATCG AGAAACTGGGGCTCTCTGTGCAATGAAAGAAGTTGAATTATTGCCTGATGATCCAAAATCTGCCGAGTGCATGCGGCAGTTAGAGCAG GAAATTAAAGTGCTCAGCCGGCTTAAGCATCCAAATATCGTGCAGTATTATGGCAGTGAAATT GTTGAGGATCGGTTTTATATATATCTTGAGTATGTTCATCCTGGTTCCATCAACAAATATGTCCGGGATCATTGTGGGGCCATAACAGAATCAGTTGTGCGCAATTTTACTCGCCACATTCTGTCTGGATTGGCTTACTTACATAGTAAGAAGACAATACATAG GGACATCAAGGGGGCTAATTTACTTGTGGATGCATCTGGAATTGTCAAACTTGCTGACTTTGGGATGGCTAAGCAC CTAACTGGACAAACAGCTGATCTCTCTTTAAAGGGAAGCCCATATTGGATGGCTCCAGAG CTCATACAGGCCGTGATGCAGAAAGATAATGGCTCCGATCATGCTCTTGCTGTTGATATATGGAGTTTGGGATGCACTATTGTCGAAATGCTAACTGGGAAACCTCCTTGGAGTGAGTTTGAGGGG GTTGCAGCTATGTTTAAAGCTATGAATAATTCTCCGTCAATACCTGAAACATTGTCATCTGAGGGAAAGGATTTCCTGCAACACTGCTTTCGAAGGGATCCAGCTGAAAGGCCTTCAGCAGCCATGCTACTTGAACATCCTTTCCTCAAAAGTTCACAGCAGATAGATATCCCATCTCATACTCAAGCGCTGAGCAGAAAATCTCTG GATTTATCACAGAGCCCACGAGAGCATATCAAGCGTACTGTTGACAAGCTGCCCATCTTGCCAACAGCTGCACAAAGTACAGCTCTTAAGGCGGTCATTGACAG TGAGGGTGGCCGACAATCTCATGTTGAGACTTCTGACTTGACACTAGTGTCCCGTTATTCTCCTCGTTCTATCCTTGAGGTGCTTCCCACTTTGTCTCCTCCTCATTCAGATCGAACAACGAACTATCCCAGTCCACCTTCTAATCGTCCTAGCTCAGTCAAAAGCGGCACTAAAAAGAATCGACTTTCCAGATGA
- the LOC115746971 gene encoding mitogen-activated protein kinase kinase kinase 5 isoform X2: MRWLQNISLSSSAAKQPSPGSASPSPTGKERRGAERFGRRLTRQMNLRYLSDQEMDGALQLPPLSPDGSSPATAVVAHPLPLPELALLLRQKEGISGSVSEAGDCPLPSPEEAGIIRDREGDACGDGPAPAAPVGCALAYQNGNEVVENVDVGPSMAVCLAGKGVERSGDNFRLNVPARSVPTSPFTSPAFSPQRTSLGDLLPYHCLTTRGNNIWSAPEMPTGLPSPSFLEHNGSPLLSPQTKNPHRTSKSLCGSASPMHHKSLVENSTAWRESNVQAGVHPLPRPPGAALPSNSPPNAQVTVKTESLPLKSQWQKGRLIGRGTFGSVYVASNRETGALCAMKEVELLPDDPKSAECMRQLEQEIKVLSRLKHPNIVQYYGSEIVEDRFYIYLEYVHPGSINKYVRDHCGAITESVVRNFTRHILSGLAYLHSKKTIHRDIKGANLLVDASGIVKLADFGMAKHLTGQTADLSLKGSPYWMAPELIQAVMQKDNGSDHALAVDIWSLGCTIVEMLTGKPPWSEFEGVAAMFKAMNNSPSIPETLSSEGKDFLQHCFRRDPAERPSAAMLLEHPFLKSSQQIDIPSHTQALSRKSLDLSQSPREHIKRTVDKLPILPTAAQSTALKAVIDRYNSRVRVADNLMLRLLT; this comes from the exons ATGCGCTGGCTCCAGAACATCTCATTGTCCAGCTCTGCCGCCAAGCAGCCGTCCCCGGGATCAGCCTCCCCGTCGCCCACCGGGAAGGAACGCCGCGGGGCCGAGCGCTTCGGGCGGAGGCTCACGCGCCAGATGAACCTGCGGTACCTGAGCGACCAGGAAATGGACGGGGCGCTCCAGTTGCCTCCTCTGTCCCCCGACGGGAGCTCGCCGGCGACCGCCGTGGTGGCGCATCCCCTCCCGCTTCCGGAGTTGGCGCTGCTGCTCCGCCAGAAGGAGGGAATTTCGGGCTCGGTCTCGGAGGCAGGAGATTGTCCGCTTCcgtcgccggaggaggccgGCATTATTAGGGACAGAGAAGGCGATGCATGCGGTGACGGACCTGCGCCTGCCGCTCCTGTTGGCTG CGCTCTTGCGTACCAGAATGGAAATGAGGTTGTTGAGAATGTCGATGTGGGGCCATCTATGGCAGTTTGTTTGGCTGGAAAAGGTGTAGAAAGATCTGGAGACAATTTCAGGCTCAATGTGCCTGCTAGGAGTGTCCCCACTAGCCCTTTCACAAGTCCTGCATTTAGCCCACAAAGAACATCACTTGGTGATCTCTTACCATACCATTGCCTAACTACAAGAGGAAATAATATATGGTCTGCACCTGAGATGCCAACCGGTTTGCCTTCTCCATCATTCTTGGAGCACAATGGCTCACCCCTTCTGAGTCCTCAAACAAAAAATCCTCATCGAACTTCTAAAAGTTTATGTGGATCAGCATCGCCAATGCATCACAAGTCATTGGTTGAAAACTCTACAGCTTGGCGTGAAAGTAATGTTCAAGCTGGTGTCCACCCTTTACCTCGTCCTCCTGGAGCAGCTTTGCCTTCAAATTCACCTCCCAATGCTCAAGTCACTGTAAAAACAGAGTCCTTGCCACTAAAGAGTCAATGGCAAAAAGGAAGGCTTATTGGACGTGGCACATTTGGAAGTGTTTATGTTGCTAGCAATCG AGAAACTGGGGCTCTCTGTGCAATGAAAGAAGTTGAATTATTGCCTGATGATCCAAAATCTGCCGAGTGCATGCGGCAGTTAGAGCAG GAAATTAAAGTGCTCAGCCGGCTTAAGCATCCAAATATCGTGCAGTATTATGGCAGTGAAATT GTTGAGGATCGGTTTTATATATATCTTGAGTATGTTCATCCTGGTTCCATCAACAAATATGTCCGGGATCATTGTGGGGCCATAACAGAATCAGTTGTGCGCAATTTTACTCGCCACATTCTGTCTGGATTGGCTTACTTACATAGTAAGAAGACAATACATAG GGACATCAAGGGGGCTAATTTACTTGTGGATGCATCTGGAATTGTCAAACTTGCTGACTTTGGGATGGCTAAGCAC CTAACTGGACAAACAGCTGATCTCTCTTTAAAGGGAAGCCCATATTGGATGGCTCCAGAG CTCATACAGGCCGTGATGCAGAAAGATAATGGCTCCGATCATGCTCTTGCTGTTGATATATGGAGTTTGGGATGCACTATTGTCGAAATGCTAACTGGGAAACCTCCTTGGAGTGAGTTTGAGGGG GTTGCAGCTATGTTTAAAGCTATGAATAATTCTCCGTCAATACCTGAAACATTGTCATCTGAGGGAAAGGATTTCCTGCAACACTGCTTTCGAAGGGATCCAGCTGAAAGGCCTTCAGCAGCCATGCTACTTGAACATCCTTTCCTCAAAAGTTCACAGCAGATAGATATCCCATCTCATACTCAAGCGCTGAGCAGAAAATCTCTG GATTTATCACAGAGCCCACGAGAGCATATCAAGCGTACTGTTGACAAGCTGCCCATCTTGCCAACAGCTGCACAAAGTACAGCTCTTAAGGCGGTCATTGACAGGTACAACTCTAGAG TGAGGGTGGCCGACAATCTCATGTTGAGACTTCTGACTTGA